Proteins from a genomic interval of Campylobacter concisus:
- a CDS encoding GntP family permease, which translates to MSGISLIVCFVVAIILMIVMISKLKVHPFLALMSISLVLAIVAGIDLSKIPAMIGVGFSGTFKSIGIVIIFGTIIGTVLEKTGAALKLADMVVKLVGQKRPELAMLIMGWVVGIPVFCDSGFVVLNSIREALYKKISASPVAMSVALSGGLYASHVFIPPTPGPIAAAGTLGLGGNLLLVIIMGTVVSVPVLIAVYFFSKSVSKSVTISDKDADATITATYEELLKKFGTLPSGFLSLAPIIMPIIFMAIGSIVDVLAKQGMFDKTALLPKILLFLGNPIIALAIGVIFCVFLLVEARKIREFDHITNESLKIAGPILFITAAGGVLGNVITEAGFVNFIKENATAIKAIGIFFPFIISAVLKTAQGSSTVAIITTASIMGAFSADNSLMHTLGFTSEISAALCVMAIASGAMCVSHANDSYFWVVTNFSKMSAEQGYRTQTAMTFIMGIVGIISVYILSLVLL; encoded by the coding sequence ATGAGCGGAATCTCACTAATTGTCTGTTTTGTTGTAGCTATCATACTTATGATCGTTATGATCTCTAAGCTAAAAGTGCATCCATTTTTGGCACTTATGAGCATTTCTTTGGTTCTTGCGATCGTCGCAGGCATCGATCTATCCAAGATCCCAGCGATGATAGGTGTTGGATTTAGTGGCACATTTAAGAGTATTGGTATCGTTATTATCTTTGGAACGATAATCGGCACTGTGCTTGAAAAAACGGGAGCTGCACTAAAGCTAGCTGATATGGTTGTTAAGCTAGTCGGACAAAAGCGTCCAGAGCTTGCCATGCTCATCATGGGCTGGGTTGTTGGCATTCCGGTATTTTGCGATAGTGGATTTGTCGTTTTAAACTCTATTCGCGAGGCGCTTTATAAGAAAATTTCAGCAAGCCCAGTCGCGATGTCAGTCGCTCTAAGTGGCGGCCTATACGCATCTCACGTCTTTATCCCGCCAACTCCTGGCCCAATAGCAGCTGCAGGAACACTTGGTCTTGGCGGAAATTTACTCCTTGTCATCATCATGGGAACAGTCGTTTCAGTACCTGTTTTGATAGCTGTTTATTTCTTTTCAAAGAGTGTTAGCAAAAGCGTGACTATCAGCGACAAAGATGCTGACGCTACCATCACAGCTACCTACGAAGAGCTTTTAAAGAAATTTGGCACGCTACCTAGCGGATTTTTGAGCCTTGCTCCTATCATCATGCCTATCATTTTTATGGCGATCGGCTCTATTGTCGATGTTTTAGCAAAACAAGGCATGTTTGATAAAACGGCTCTCTTGCCAAAGATACTTTTATTTTTAGGAAATCCCATCATTGCTCTTGCAATCGGCGTGATCTTTTGTGTATTTTTATTAGTAGAAGCCAGAAAGATAAGAGAATTTGACCACATCACGAACGAATCTTTAAAGATCGCTGGACCGATACTTTTTATCACAGCAGCTGGCGGTGTTTTGGGTAATGTCATCACTGAGGCCGGCTTTGTAAATTTCATAAAAGAAAACGCAACCGCCATAAAAGCGATAGGAATTTTCTTCCCATTCATCATCTCGGCCGTACTAAAAACCGCTCAAGGAAGCTCGACCGTGGCTATCATCACGACAGCGTCTATCATGGGTGCATTTAGTGCCGACAACTCGCTCATGCACACACTTGGCTTTACGAGTGAAATTTCAGCTGCACTTTGCGTCATGGCAATAGCATCTGGTGCGATGTGCGTATCTCACGCAAATGACAGCTACTTCTGGGTTGTGACAAATTTTAGCAAGATGAGCGCAGAACAAGGATATCGCACACAAACAGCTATGACGTTTATAATGGGTATCGTTGGTATAATTAGCGTTTACATATTATCTTTGGTGCTTTTATGA
- a CDS encoding glycerate kinase: MRILVAIDSLKGSLSSLEAGLAVKEGLEEIGCEVVVKPIADGGEGSVEAMADALGAKFIDTIVKNPLGIEILARYALKDDLAILEMSSASGLTLINPDERNPLKTSTFGFGQMIKDAIAKGARKFIIGIGGSATNDAGTGMLSALGFKFYDKDGALLEGKGENLAKIYEFTDEDALKELKECEFLIACDVDNPLYGMNGAAHVYAPQKGANGRMVKELDDGLKHFATLVKEKTNSKFHTQKGAGAAGGLGFAFVAFLGAKLRPGIEIITQTIALEDEIKKADLVITGEGRMDFQSSMGKTPTGVAKLAKKYHKPVIAFAGSVQKCAKDCHKNGIDAYFCILNEPVSLEEAMRKDVAIRNLKMTAEQAVRLFKIANKL; this comes from the coding sequence ATGAGAATTTTAGTTGCGATTGATTCATTAAAAGGCTCGCTTAGCTCGCTTGAAGCGGGCCTTGCTGTAAAAGAAGGACTAGAAGAGATTGGCTGCGAGGTCGTTGTCAAGCCTATCGCAGATGGTGGCGAGGGTAGTGTAGAGGCGATGGCTGATGCACTTGGTGCGAAATTTATAGATACGATAGTTAAAAATCCACTTGGAATTGAAATTTTAGCTAGATATGCACTAAAAGATGACCTTGCTATACTTGAAATGTCAAGTGCTTCGGGCCTTACGCTCATAAACCCAGACGAGAGAAATCCACTAAAAACTAGCACATTTGGTTTTGGTCAGATGATAAAAGATGCCATTGCTAAAGGCGCTAGAAAATTTATCATTGGCATCGGTGGAAGTGCGACAAATGACGCTGGTACAGGCATGCTTAGCGCACTTGGCTTTAAATTTTATGATAAAGATGGTGCTTTACTTGAAGGAAAAGGCGAGAATTTAGCCAAAATTTATGAGTTTACAGATGAAGATGCTTTAAAAGAGCTAAAGGAGTGCGAGTTTTTAATCGCCTGCGATGTAGATAATCCGCTTTATGGCATGAATGGAGCAGCTCATGTTTATGCTCCTCAAAAGGGTGCAAATGGCCGCATGGTAAAAGAGCTTGATGATGGACTAAAACACTTTGCAACTCTTGTAAAGGAAAAGACTAATAGCAAATTTCACACACAAAAAGGCGCTGGTGCCGCTGGTGGACTTGGCTTTGCATTCGTGGCATTTTTAGGAGCGAAACTTCGCCCAGGTATTGAGATCATTACACAGACTATTGCTCTTGAAGACGAGATCAAAAAGGCTGATCTAGTCATCACTGGCGAAGGCCGTATGGACTTTCAAAGCTCAATGGGCAAGACACCAACTGGGGTTGCAAAACTAGCAAAAAAGTATCATAAGCCAGTAATCGCATTTGCTGGAAGCGTGCAAAAATGTGCCAAAGATTGCCATAAAAATGGAATCGATGCCTATTTTTGTATATTAAATGAGCCAGTGAGTCTTGAAGAAGCGATGAGAAAAGATGTCGCAATTAGAAATTTAAAGATGACAGCGGAGCAAGCTGTAAGACTCTT